The Patescibacteria group bacterium genomic interval TGGTCAGGATGGTGTTGATGGCAAAAAAGCAGACGTCGCTAAGTTATCAGAGGGCTTAGATTATATAGAATATTGGAATAATCAATTATAAATTTATTTTATGTTCAGAGGCAAAAGAATACTAGTTACCGGGGGGACGGGATCGTTTGGCCATCAAATAGTTAATGATTTGATTCCTTACGAACCGGCCGAGATACGGGTTTTTTCCCGTGATGAAAAAAAGCAGCACGACATGCGTTTGGAATATCCGGATGTTAAGTTTTTAACTTTTGTTATTGGTGATGTTCGCGATGCTGCGTCAGTACGATCAGCAATGAGAGGAATTGATATAGTTTTCAACGCCGCGGCATTAAAACAAGTTCCTTCCTGCGAATATCATGTTATCCAGGCAGTCAAAACCAACATTCTTGGTCCGCACAACGTTATCGAAGCGGCTTTGCAAGAAGACGTTGAGAAGGTGATAACTATTTCAACAGACAAAGCGTGCGAACCGATCAACGCCATGGGTATCAGTAAGGCAATGCAAGAGCGTTTGTTTGTTTCGGCCAACCTTGAAAAAGGTAACAAAAGAACAGTCTTTGCCGGCGTTCGTTATGGCAACGTGCTTGGTTCTCGCGGGTCAGTAGTGCCGCTAT includes:
- a CDS encoding polysaccharide biosynthesis protein → MFRGKRILVTGGTGSFGHQIVNDLIPYEPAEIRVFSRDEKKQHDMRLEYPDVKFLTFVIGDVRDAASVRSAMRGIDIVFNAAALKQVPSCEYHVIQAVKTNILGPHNVIEAALQEDVEKVITISTDKACEPINAMGISKAMQERLFVSANLEKGNKRTVFAGVRYGNVLGSRGSVVPLFKQLAEEGKDLPITDRLMTRFIITLPQSIELVFYAAEHAVGGEMFVKKMPAHTITDLAEIILARHGKNENQKVVEKGIRPGEKIHESLVSPSESLHCIDQGDYFVILPQISLPDVEAKYGSLINNLPGPTQQKSFRYSSENTQRLSKEDLGELLKNEGWI